The Breoghania sp. genome has a segment encoding these proteins:
- the cysD gene encoding sulfate adenylyltransferase subunit CysD, whose product MREVAAEFRNPVMLYSIGKDSSVMLHLAMKAFYPSKPPFPLLHVDTTWKFREMIAFRDETVKRLGLDLIVHTNPQGLADNINPFDHGSSFYTHVMKTEALKQALNEHGFDAAFGGARRDEEKSRAKERVFSFRSASHGWDPKNQRPELWRLYNGRVAKGESIRAFPLSNWTELDIWQYILAENIPIVPLYYAARRPVVERDGMLIMVDDERLPMNPGEVAQERMVRFRTLGCYPLTGAIESEATTLPEIVSEMLIARSSERSGRLIDHDEAASMEKKKREGYF is encoded by the coding sequence TCTTGCCATGAAGGCCTTCTATCCTTCCAAGCCGCCGTTTCCCCTTCTGCACGTGGACACCACGTGGAAGTTTCGCGAGATGATCGCGTTTCGCGACGAAACGGTGAAGCGCCTGGGGCTGGACCTGATCGTGCACACCAATCCGCAAGGGCTGGCCGACAACATCAACCCGTTCGATCACGGTTCGTCCTTCTATACGCATGTGATGAAGACGGAGGCGCTCAAGCAGGCGCTCAACGAACACGGTTTCGATGCGGCCTTTGGGGGCGCGCGCCGCGACGAGGAAAAGAGCCGGGCGAAGGAGCGCGTCTTCTCGTTCCGCTCCGCGTCGCACGGCTGGGATCCGAAAAACCAGCGCCCGGAACTGTGGCGGCTCTATAACGGGCGCGTCGCCAAGGGGGAATCGATCCGCGCCTTCCCGCTGTCCAACTGGACCGAGCTCGACATCTGGCAATATATCCTGGCGGAGAACATTCCCATCGTGCCGCTCTATTATGCGGCGCGCCGACCGGTGGTCGAGCGCGACGGCATGCTGATCATGGTCGATGACGAGCGCCTGCCGATGAACCCGGGCGAGGTTGCCCAGGAGCGCATGGTCCGCTTCCGTACGCTGGGGTGTTATCCGCTGACGGGGGCCATCGAATCGGAGGCCACCACCTTGCCGGAAATCGTCTCCGAGATGCTGATCGCCCGGTCGTCGGAGCGGTCCGGTCGTCTGATCGATCACGATGAAGCGGCCTCCATGGAGAAGAAGAAGCGCGAGGGGTATTTCTGA
- the cysN gene encoding sulfate adenylyltransferase subunit CysN: MATLDTIAAAEPEAFAEFIAGQETKGLLRFLTCGSVDDGKSTLIGRLLYDSKLLFEDQLASLKKDSAKHGTVGEDIDFALLVDGLEAEREQGITIDVAYRFFATEARKFIVADTPGHEQYTRNMATGASTADLAVLLVDARHGIQAQTRRHAFIASLLGIRHVVLAVNKIDLVEFSEARFEEIRDEFSHFAASFDFDSLVAVPISARFGDNVTRRSEKTPWYSGPTLIEHLETVEVADDLDRRPFRMSVQWVNRPNLDFRGYSGTIASGVVRPGDDVVVAESGKTSRIDRIVTMDGDLEEGRAGEAVTLTLADEIDISRGDIIASAASRPEVSDQFAAHIIWMTDKPLYPGRTYLLKSGSRTVTATVSELKHRIDINSFEHLAAKKLDLNEVAFCNLSLSAPIAFDPYESNHDTGSFILIDRLTNATVAAGMIWFGLRRATNIHWQALDVDKNARAALKGQKPAVLWFTGLSGSGKSTVANAVERKLLASGNHTYLLDGDNVRHGLNRDLGFTDADRVENIRRVAETAKLFVDSGTIVLVSFISPFKSERRMARELVEEDEFIEVFVDTPLAECQRRDPKGLYQKAAEGKIKNFTGIDSPYEAPENAEIRLDTTGTDPEVLADTIIEELKARGIIN, translated from the coding sequence ATGGCGACGCTCGACACCATCGCGGCGGCGGAGCCGGAAGCCTTTGCCGAATTCATCGCAGGCCAGGAAACCAAGGGTTTGCTGCGCTTTCTCACCTGTGGCTCGGTCGATGACGGCAAGTCCACCCTGATCGGGCGGCTGCTTTATGATTCCAAGCTGCTCTTTGAGGATCAGCTCGCCTCCTTGAAAAAGGACTCCGCCAAACACGGCACCGTGGGCGAAGACATCGACTTTGCCTTGCTGGTGGACGGCCTTGAGGCCGAGCGCGAGCAGGGCATCACCATCGATGTGGCCTATCGCTTCTTCGCCACCGAAGCGCGCAAGTTCATCGTGGCCGACACGCCGGGCCACGAGCAATACACCCGCAACATGGCGACCGGCGCGTCGACCGCCGATCTGGCGGTGTTGCTGGTCGATGCGCGTCACGGCATTCAGGCCCAGACGCGTCGCCATGCCTTCATCGCCTCGCTGCTCGGCATCCGTCATGTGGTGCTGGCGGTGAACAAGATCGATCTGGTGGAGTTCAGCGAAGCGCGCTTTGAGGAGATTCGCGACGAGTTCTCGCATTTCGCCGCCTCGTTCGATTTCGACAGCCTTGTCGCGGTGCCGATTTCGGCGCGCTTTGGCGACAATGTCACCCGGCGCAGCGAGAAAACGCCCTGGTATTCCGGCCCGACGCTGATCGAGCATCTGGAGACGGTGGAAGTCGCCGACGATCTCGACCGGCGTCCGTTCCGCATGTCGGTGCAGTGGGTGAACCGACCAAATCTGGATTTCCGCGGTTATTCCGGCACGATCGCCTCCGGTGTGGTGCGTCCGGGCGATGACGTGGTGGTGGCCGAATCGGGCAAGACCAGCCGCATCGACCGGATCGTCACGATGGATGGCGATCTGGAAGAGGGCCGAGCGGGCGAGGCGGTCACGCTGACCCTTGCCGATGAGATCGATATTTCGCGCGGCGATATCATCGCGTCGGCTGCAAGCCGTCCTGAAGTGTCCGACCAGTTCGCCGCCCACATCATCTGGATGACGGACAAGCCGCTTTATCCGGGGCGCACCTATCTGTTGAAGTCAGGATCGCGCACGGTCACCGCGACGGTGAGCGAGCTGAAGCACCGCATCGACATCAATTCCTTCGAGCATCTGGCGGCGAAGAAGCTCGACCTCAACGAGGTCGCCTTCTGCAACTTGTCGCTGTCTGCCCCGATCGCCTTCGATCCGTATGAATCGAACCACGACACCGGGTCCTTCATCCTGATCGACCGGTTGACCAACGCGACCGTGGCGGCGGGCATGATCTGGTTCGGCCTGCGCCGCGCCACGAACATTCACTGGCAGGCGCTGGATGTCGACAAGAACGCGCGTGCGGCGCTGAAGGGGCAGAAGCCGGCGGTCCTGTGGTTCACCGGGCTTTCCGGGTCGGGCAAGTCGACGGTCGCCAATGCGGTTGAGCGCAAGCTGCTGGCTTCGGGCAACCACACCTATCTGCTCGATGGCGACAATGTCCGCCACGGTCTCAACCGCGATCTCGGTTTCACCGATGCGGACCGGGTGGAGAACATCCGCCGCGTGGCGGAAACGGCGAAGCTCTTCGTCGATTCCGGCACGATCGTGCTGGTGTCTTTCATCTCGCCGTTCAAGTCCGAGCGCCGGATGGCGCGCGAGTTGGTGGAAGAGGACGAGTTCATCGAGGTCTTCGTGGATACGCCGCTGGCCGAATGCCAACGGCGCGATCCGAAGGGGCTTTATCAGAAGGCCGCCGAAGGCAAGATCAAGAACTTCACCGGCATCGATTCGCCTTATGAGGCACCGGAGAACGCCGAGATCCGCCTCGACACCACCGGGACCGATCCGGAGGTGCTGGCCGACACGATCATCGAGGAGCTGAAGGCACGGGGCATCATCAACTAG
- a CDS encoding YciI-like protein, with translation MLFALLCTDKPDSLQIRLDTRPDHLAFLESLGDALKFAGPFLGEDGKPCGSLVMVEAADKNAALAIADSDPYAKAGLFSGVEARPWVWAVKNPEA, from the coding sequence ATGCTTTTTGCGCTTCTGTGCACCGACAAACCGGACAGCCTTCAGATCCGGCTCGATACCCGCCCCGACCATCTGGCCTTTCTGGAAAGTCTTGGCGATGCGCTGAAATTCGCAGGCCCTTTCCTCGGAGAAGACGGCAAGCCCTGCGGCTCACTTGTTATGGTGGAGGCGGCCGACAAGAACGCGGCGCTGGCCATCGCCGACAGCGATCCTTACGCCAAGGCGGGACTTTTTTCCGGCGTCGAGGCCCGGCCGTGGGTCTGGGCGGTCAAGAACCCGGAGGCCTGA